The following coding sequences lie in one Chryseobacterium culicis genomic window:
- a CDS encoding hydroxymethylglutaryl-CoA lyase, giving the protein MFLTECPRDAMQGWGEFIPTDKKIDYINSLMDVGFDVLDCLSFVSPKAIPQMADSDEVAKNIDKSRSKTKVSAIIGNYRGAEKALKHQSVDILGFPFSISETFQHRNTNKSQEEAFDEIIKMLDLVKSEGKQLNIYFSMAFGNPYGEMWKWEDVDQWAQRFSDIGVKDILLSDTTGVATPETIALLFEKIPSKYPGINFGGHFHNRYEDSYSKLKAAYDQGCRRFDSAIKGIGGCPMAKDDLVGNMPTEQVINFMSVEKAPHKLNLLNFESSYNKAKDIFHF; this is encoded by the coding sequence ATGTTTCTTACCGAATGTCCTAGAGATGCCATGCAGGGATGGGGAGAATTTATCCCTACCGATAAAAAAATAGATTATATCAACTCCTTGATGGATGTTGGCTTTGATGTATTGGATTGTCTGAGTTTTGTTTCTCCAAAAGCAATTCCACAGATGGCTGACTCTGATGAGGTGGCAAAAAATATTGATAAATCACGTTCCAAGACTAAAGTTTCTGCAATCATCGGTAATTACAGAGGTGCCGAAAAAGCATTGAAACACCAGTCAGTAGATATTCTGGGCTTCCCTTTTTCTATTTCCGAAACTTTTCAGCACAGAAATACCAATAAAAGTCAGGAAGAAGCTTTTGATGAAATTATTAAAATGCTTGATCTGGTAAAAAGTGAAGGAAAACAGCTGAATATCTATTTCTCCATGGCTTTTGGAAATCCATACGGTGAAATGTGGAAATGGGAAGATGTTGACCAGTGGGCACAGCGATTCTCTGATATCGGAGTGAAAGATATCTTATTATCTGATACTACAGGGGTAGCAACTCCGGAAACCATTGCCCTTTTGTTTGAAAAAATACCTTCAAAATATCCTGGAATCAACTTCGGAGGACATTTTCATAACCGTTATGAAGATTCTTATTCGAAATTAAAGGCTGCTTATGATCAAGGCTGCAGAAGATTTGACAGCGCCATCAAAGGAATCGGAGGATGTCCTATGGCAAAAGATGATCTTGTAGGAAATATGCCTACAGAGCAGGTAATCAATTTTATGAGTGTTGAAAAAGCCCCACATAAATTGAATCTCCTGAACTTTGAAAGTTCTTATAATAAAGCGAAGGATATTTTTCATTTTTAA
- a CDS encoding sulfurtransferase encodes MSPIISPSELKNIPTENLIILDARTGKEVKQNYLEKHIRGARFIDLDKDLAEIGENAAFGGRHPLPSVEKFAETLSNLGIAANSHVVVYDDKNASNAAARSWWMLRSFGLENVQVLDGGMQAAEKNGLEFSSGEETFDKAALIKKDNWGFPVSSLEVVENELKSDSSTVVDVRDAYRYKGESEPIDLVAGHIPGAINIPFSENLDENGNFLSPEILKEKYSKLLQNKPDHLIIHCGSGVTACHTILALDYAGFPIPDLYVGSWSEWSRREGKEIAKDI; translated from the coding sequence ATGTCTCCAATAATTTCCCCTTCCGAATTAAAGAATATTCCAACAGAAAATCTCATCATTCTTGATGCAAGAACTGGAAAAGAGGTAAAGCAAAATTACCTTGAAAAGCATATTCGCGGAGCAAGATTTATTGATCTTGATAAAGATCTGGCTGAGATAGGAGAAAATGCGGCTTTTGGTGGAAGACATCCGCTTCCTTCCGTAGAAAAGTTTGCGGAAACCCTTTCAAATCTTGGAATTGCTGCAAATTCTCACGTCGTTGTATATGACGATAAAAATGCTTCCAATGCTGCGGCAAGATCCTGGTGGATGTTAAGATCTTTTGGATTGGAAAATGTTCAGGTTCTTGATGGCGGAATGCAGGCTGCAGAGAAAAATGGACTGGAGTTTTCTTCAGGAGAAGAAACATTTGATAAAGCTGCTTTAATTAAAAAAGACAACTGGGGTTTTCCTGTTTCGAGTTTGGAAGTGGTTGAAAATGAATTGAAAAGCGATTCTTCTACAGTTGTTGATGTGAGAGATGCCTATCGTTATAAAGGTGAATCTGAACCTATTGATCTGGTTGCGGGGCATATTCCGGGAGCAATCAATATTCCTTTTTCTGAAAATCTGGATGAAAACGGAAACTTTCTAAGTCCGGAAATCTTAAAAGAAAAATACAGTAAGTTATTACAAAATAAGCCTGATCATTTGATTATTCACTGTGGGTCGGGAGTGACTGCCTGTCATACTATTTTAGCGCTGGATTATGCCGGATTTCCCATCCCGGATCTGTATGTAGGTTCATGGAGCGAATGGAGCAGGAGAGAAGGAAAAGAAATTGCAAAAGATATCTAA
- a CDS encoding SUF system Fe-S cluster assembly protein, producing MKFTDDQIADIGEEIIGVLKTVYDPEIPVDIYELGLIYDVQISDDADVKIIMTLTTPNCPVAETLPQEVKDKVAEVENVKSVDLELTFEPSWNKDMMSEEAKFELGML from the coding sequence ATGAAATTTACAGACGATCAAATTGCTGACATTGGTGAGGAAATCATTGGTGTGCTAAAAACCGTATATGACCCCGAAATTCCGGTAGATATTTACGAATTAGGACTGATTTATGATGTCCAGATCTCCGATGATGCTGACGTAAAAATTATAATGACACTTACTACTCCCAACTGTCCCGTGGCAGAAACACTTCCTCAGGAAGTAAAAGATAAAGTGGCTGAAGTAGAGAACGTAAAAAGTGTAGATTTAGAGCTTACTTTCGAACCAAGCTGGAATAAGGATATGATGAGCGAAGAGGCGAAGTTTGAGCTGGGAATGCTTTAA
- a CDS encoding 3'-5' exonuclease translates to MIQNIPLERVLFLDIETVPQAGSWNELSETDQYLWDKKTRFQRKDDVSAEEFYDRAGIMAEFGKIICITIGMVEKNETLKIKSFSGHDEKKMLQEFGEIFNSPRLYNVILCAHNGKEFDFPWIARRYLINGILPPAPFQMFGKKPWEVPHIDTMELWKFGDYKSFVSLELLAHVFGIPTPKDDIDGSMVSSIYYIEKDLQRIVDYCEKDVLTLANIFRRMRQEDLLKRNINLD, encoded by the coding sequence ATGATACAGAACATACCCTTAGAAAGAGTTTTATTTCTTGATATTGAGACCGTTCCACAAGCCGGTTCCTGGAACGAATTATCCGAAACCGATCAATATCTGTGGGATAAAAAAACAAGATTTCAGAGAAAAGACGATGTCTCTGCAGAAGAATTCTATGACCGGGCCGGTATTATGGCCGAGTTTGGAAAAATCATCTGCATTACCATCGGGATGGTGGAAAAGAATGAAACGTTAAAAATAAAAAGTTTTTCCGGGCATGATGAAAAGAAAATGCTTCAGGAATTTGGAGAAATCTTCAACAGTCCAAGGCTTTACAATGTCATTCTTTGTGCGCATAACGGAAAGGAATTTGATTTTCCATGGATTGCCAGACGATATCTTATCAATGGAATTCTCCCTCCTGCTCCGTTTCAGATGTTTGGAAAGAAACCCTGGGAGGTTCCTCACATAGACACTATGGAACTGTGGAAGTTCGGGGATTATAAGAGTTTTGTATCGTTGGAATTGCTGGCGCATGTCTTTGGAATTCCCACTCCGAAAGATGATATTGACGGCTCAATGGTTTCATCAATTTACTACATAGAAAAAGACTTGCAGAGAATTGTTGACTATTGTGAAAAAGATGTCTTAACTTTGGCAAATATTTTCCGGCGTATGCGTCAGGAAGATTTGTTGAAAAGGAATATCAATCTAGATTAA
- a CDS encoding tRNA-binding protein, whose amino-acid sequence MTVKPDITWADFEKIDIRCGTIISVNDFEKARNPSYQLEIDFGDLGIRKSSAQITSLYEKEELVGKQILAVVNFPKKQIANFFSECLVLGLYGEDKKDVTLLAPSLPTKNGMQVG is encoded by the coding sequence ATGACAGTAAAACCAGATATCACCTGGGCAGATTTTGAAAAAATAGACATCAGATGTGGAACCATCATCTCTGTGAATGATTTTGAAAAAGCAAGAAACCCATCTTATCAGCTGGAAATAGATTTCGGAGATTTAGGAATTAGAAAATCATCTGCACAAATTACCTCTCTTTACGAAAAAGAAGAACTTGTGGGAAAACAGATTTTAGCAGTGGTCAATTTTCCTAAAAAGCAGATTGCCAACTTCTTCAGTGAATGCCTTGTATTAGGATTATATGGTGAGGACAAAAAAGATGTCACTCTTTTAGCACCTTCATTACCCACAAAAAATGGAATGCAGGTAGGATAG
- a CDS encoding 3-coathanger stack domain-containing protein: MQLQKLFVILLFLFFYFAKSQALPAFTPIPFASSQCNNLMGNYNNQWKPSHGSPNVIDLSCGNKVVRLYSKNDNITTRKSEGVFIDLNNIGINIDTSKKYKIIVSYRYSLPNNPNRAINFDVYLANGMTEKSNNNCDEETFPSVSEKMKILTFNNGEVLQDTYTCQVKSKEQGQIIPNKSYKYLWITSNLNTTLNFREYVDIDKVEMYYDGNSGSGSNDCNLPPPTMLKYSNLTDTSVRLEWNQASGTGLWYDIRLRNNSTGTLVYSNNYHPLQKDYTNLSPDTPYTFTVAHACLNNHENNDVKAISFRTQCAPDLIINDLIIKNNIYQASNSILASSNINDGLLVKYKAKNEISLQPGFHVKATDNESLFHAFIGDCLNDSDPSLLKNNLNSLDMKVEERSTSISAVKNYPINEVSMSQDSQIEVYPNPASMYFDINMGKEKVISWEMYDASGKLIQKGNTNRVDVRSIPASTYILNINFENKKVSKKIVIKH, from the coding sequence ATGCAGTTGCAAAAATTATTCGTAATTCTACTTTTTTTATTCTTTTATTTTGCCAAGTCTCAAGCCCTTCCAGCTTTTACGCCAATCCCATTTGCTTCTTCTCAATGCAATAACTTAATGGGAAACTATAATAATCAGTGGAAACCCAGTCATGGAAGTCCGAATGTTATAGATTTAAGCTGTGGTAATAAAGTGGTTCGATTATATAGTAAAAATGATAATATTACAACTAGAAAATCAGAGGGAGTATTTATTGATTTAAATAATATAGGGATCAATATTGATACTTCTAAAAAATATAAAATAATTGTTTCCTATCGTTATTCTTTACCTAATAACCCTAATAGAGCCATTAATTTTGATGTATATCTTGCCAATGGTATGACTGAAAAATCCAATAATAATTGTGATGAAGAAACATTCCCGAGTGTATCAGAAAAGATGAAAATTCTTACTTTTAATAATGGGGAGGTTTTGCAGGATACATATACTTGTCAAGTAAAATCTAAAGAGCAAGGACAAATAATTCCTAATAAGTCTTATAAATATCTGTGGATTACATCCAATTTGAATACAACTCTAAATTTTAGAGAATATGTGGATATAGATAAAGTTGAAATGTATTATGATGGTAATTCAGGCTCAGGCTCTAATGATTGCAATTTACCACCACCTACTATGCTGAAATATTCAAATTTAACAGATACTTCGGTGAGATTAGAATGGAACCAAGCCTCTGGGACAGGATTATGGTATGATATTAGACTACGTAATAATTCAACAGGGACACTAGTGTATAGTAATAATTATCACCCTTTACAAAAAGATTACACCAATCTTAGCCCTGATACTCCTTATACTTTTACAGTTGCCCATGCTTGTTTAAATAATCATGAAAATAATGATGTTAAAGCAATTAGTTTTAGAACCCAATGTGCTCCTGATTTGATAATTAATGATCTGATAATAAAAAATAATATTTATCAGGCTAGTAATTCAATTTTAGCATCGTCAAATATTAATGATGGATTACTGGTAAAGTATAAAGCAAAAAATGAAATATCTCTTCAGCCAGGATTTCATGTGAAAGCAACAGATAATGAGAGTTTATTTCATGCCTTTATTGGAGATTGTTTAAATGACTCTGATCCATCTCTGCTAAAAAATAATCTAAATTCTTTAGATATGAAAGTTGAAGAACGTAGTACATCAATTTCAGCAGTTAAAAACTATCCTATAAATGAAGTATCAATGAGCCAGGATTCACAAATCGAGGTGTATCCAAACCCCGCGTCAATGTACTTTGATATTAATATGGGTAAAGAAAAAGTAATTTCATGGGAAATGTATGATGCTTCGGGAAAACTGATACAAAAGGGAAATACAAATAGAGTGGATGTTCGATCCATTCCTGCTTCAACTTATATTTTAAATATAAACTTTGAAAACAAGAAAGTTTCGAAAAAAATAGTGATAAAACATTAA
- a CDS encoding trypsin-like serine peptidase yields MSKIENNNPMTTEEVSRLRTVKAKLTEKPAAIEKLFSQAPAMETINGRTFPKGMKTIGMPMDEKTAENRSLETDHFYPTHADFEYNPKLEPKKDRKPKFIERDSFLTPENARTIFGADQRKVYNSTAYPWRCVGRVESSLGSGSGVMIGPRHLLTCSHIVDWQPNNTTGWLKFTPMYYNGSAPYGTAWGTLTYYKYKVAGPTIDSTEIQYDYVVIVLDRPIGNSTGWLGSKSYSDSWDGGAYWTHAGYPGDLTGTQRPTYQTGIALDGDFWSADDNESMSHKADIWPGQSGGPFWGYWDGSPYAVATQSAHNPSDNFASGGSDLVNLVIRARNEHP; encoded by the coding sequence ATGTCTAAAATTGAAAACAACAACCCAATGACAACTGAAGAGGTGTCAAGACTTAGAACTGTTAAAGCAAAATTAACTGAAAAACCGGCCGCAATTGAAAAATTATTCAGTCAGGCTCCTGCTATGGAAACCATTAACGGAAGAACTTTTCCGAAAGGAATGAAAACCATAGGAATGCCTATGGATGAAAAAACAGCAGAAAACCGATCGTTGGAAACTGATCATTTCTATCCTACCCATGCTGATTTTGAATACAACCCAAAACTGGAACCTAAAAAAGACAGAAAACCTAAATTCATTGAAAGAGATTCTTTCCTGACTCCTGAAAATGCAAGAACTATTTTCGGAGCAGATCAAAGAAAGGTATATAATTCTACCGCCTATCCGTGGAGATGTGTGGGAAGAGTAGAAAGCTCTTTAGGCTCAGGAAGCGGTGTCATGATAGGGCCAAGACACCTTCTTACCTGCTCCCATATTGTAGACTGGCAGCCTAATAACACAACAGGATGGCTGAAATTCACTCCAATGTATTACAACGGAAGCGCTCCTTACGGAACAGCCTGGGGTACATTAACGTATTACAAGTATAAGGTAGCAGGCCCTACTATAGACTCTACAGAAATACAATACGATTATGTAGTGATTGTATTAGACAGACCCATCGGAAACAGCACAGGCTGGTTAGGCTCAAAATCTTATTCCGATTCTTGGGATGGAGGTGCTTACTGGACTCACGCTGGATATCCGGGAGACCTTACAGGAACTCAAAGACCAACATACCAAACAGGAATCGCTCTGGATGGAGATTTCTGGAGTGCTGATGACAACGAAAGCATGAGCCATAAGGCAGATATATGGCCTGGACAAAGCGGAGGCCCTTTCTGGGGATATTGGGACGGCTCTCCGTATGCTGTGGCTACTCAAAGTGCCCACAACCCAAGCGATAATTTTGCAAGTGGCGGCTCAGATTTAGTAAATCTGGTCATCAGAGCAAGAAATGAACATCCTTAA
- a CDS encoding caspase domain-containing protein yields the protein MKKALIVGINDYAPIGYGGPDLNGCVNDARDMANTLVICGFSPAKIKILTNQNATRANILNYLKSMISTSVKGDSLVFYYSGHGTRVANIGADLELDGLDEAICPHDYANNGVIRDDDFKTVLSKLKAGVNMEVIFDCCYSGTGTRKMDLGLEADFLNETARYIPPMLEDEFYLTYASEMESSKNSKKSTVLAKALVPVAGMNHTLWAAAKDNQVSMEGSISGQIRGYFTYHFCKALRATNGNIVRKTLDKQVAIALAAMGAAQINQTESITAEFSQKIFT from the coding sequence ATGAAAAAAGCACTTATCGTAGGTATTAATGATTATGCACCCATTGGATACGGAGGTCCGGACCTTAATGGCTGTGTAAATGATGCGAGGGATATGGCAAATACATTGGTTATCTGTGGTTTTAGTCCGGCAAAGATTAAAATCCTGACCAACCAAAATGCCACAAGAGCGAATATATTGAACTATCTGAAATCCATGATCAGCACAAGTGTAAAAGGGGATTCTCTTGTTTTTTATTATTCCGGCCACGGAACAAGAGTCGCCAATATCGGAGCAGATCTGGAATTGGATGGTCTGGATGAAGCTATTTGTCCCCATGATTATGCCAATAACGGAGTCATTCGTGATGATGATTTTAAGACCGTTCTCAGCAAACTAAAAGCCGGAGTTAATATGGAAGTGATCTTCGACTGCTGTTATTCCGGAACAGGAACCAGAAAAATGGATCTGGGACTGGAAGCAGATTTTCTGAACGAAACAGCCCGTTACATTCCTCCTATGCTTGAGGATGAATTCTATCTTACCTATGCCAGTGAAATGGAATCTTCTAAGAATTCAAAAAAATCAACCGTTCTCGCGAAAGCACTTGTCCCTGTTGCAGGAATGAACCATACTTTATGGGCCGCAGCAAAAGACAATCAGGTTTCTATGGAAGGCAGTATCAGCGGACAAATACGAGGATATTTTACTTATCATTTCTGTAAGGCATTACGTGCTACCAATGGAAATATCGTCCGAAAAACACTTGATAAACAGGTGGCTATTGCATTGGCTGCTATGGGAGCCGCTCAAATTAACCAGACAGAAAGCATTACTGCAGAATTTTCTCAAAAAATATTCACTTAA
- a CDS encoding response regulator transcription factor, whose amino-acid sequence MKTIPIAIVDDHTLISKALENMITENTQYRVIMNHPNGEEFIAGVEQASELPAVVLMDVNMPYKNGIETTEWLTEHYPDIKVIALTMDDDERILIKMLKAGAKGYLLKDMQPSILFQAIDTVFEKGSFYTDFVAQKLLKVKTEEAKNASLLSELKDREKEFIKWACSELTYKEIADKMCLSPKTIDGYRDSVFVKLDIKNRAGLVLFALKHDLC is encoded by the coding sequence ATGAAAACTATTCCCATAGCGATCGTTGATGATCATACCTTAATTTCCAAAGCCTTGGAAAATATGATCACAGAAAACACTCAATATCGGGTCATTATGAATCATCCCAACGGAGAAGAATTTATTGCAGGTGTGGAACAGGCTTCAGAATTACCCGCCGTAGTCCTGATGGATGTCAATATGCCCTATAAAAATGGTATAGAAACCACAGAATGGCTTACCGAGCATTATCCCGATATCAAAGTCATTGCCCTGACCATGGATGATGATGAAAGAATTTTGATTAAAATGCTGAAGGCCGGAGCAAAAGGATATTTACTCAAAGATATGCAGCCCTCTATTCTCTTTCAGGCCATTGATACCGTATTTGAGAAAGGGAGTTTTTATACTGATTTTGTAGCCCAGAAGTTATTGAAAGTAAAAACTGAAGAAGCTAAAAATGCATCCTTACTTTCAGAACTGAAAGACCGGGAAAAGGAATTTATAAAATGGGCATGCAGCGAACTTACCTACAAGGAAATTGCTGATAAGATGTGCCTAAGCCCTAAAACCATTGATGGCTACAGAGATTCTGTTTTTGTAAAACTGGACATAAAAAACAGAGCCGGACTGGTGCTTTTTGCCTTAAAACATGATCTGTGCTGA
- a CDS encoding sensor histidine kinase: protein MEENNLVIIFTITLFIVVLTMIFIYVVFIKKKTTLLIAQKEKDLHFEKELATSQVEMKEQTLNYIGQELHDDLGQKLSVVRLRQNQLITKLQNTEKEDLTELNELLGECIQDIRNLSKTLITEQIIHFGLAESIEREVQRIKKLKLLKIEFITQKQDIDISPKHGLILFRIIQESINNILKHSKAKNVSIQMEDDCEKLHISISDNGRGFDTSSIQDGSGLKNMELRAKLIHAELSIHSELNKGTQTLITYHKNLL, encoded by the coding sequence ATGGAAGAGAATAATTTAGTCATCATCTTTACGATTACTTTATTCATCGTTGTCTTGACAATGATCTTTATTTATGTGGTTTTTATCAAGAAAAAAACAACCTTGCTGATCGCACAAAAAGAAAAAGACCTTCACTTTGAAAAGGAGCTTGCTACTTCGCAGGTAGAAATGAAGGAACAGACCCTCAACTATATCGGTCAGGAATTGCATGATGATCTGGGTCAAAAGCTTTCCGTAGTTCGTTTGCGCCAAAACCAATTGATTACCAAGCTCCAAAATACCGAAAAAGAAGATCTGACTGAGCTCAACGAATTACTGGGTGAATGCATACAGGATATAAGAAACCTGTCTAAAACATTAATCACTGAACAGATCATTCATTTCGGACTGGCAGAGTCTATTGAAAGAGAAGTTCAGCGGATCAAAAAACTGAAATTATTAAAAATAGAATTTATCACTCAAAAACAGGATATTGATATTTCACCAAAACACGGCCTGATTCTTTTCAGAATTATCCAGGAAAGTATCAACAACATCCTTAAACATTCCAAAGCCAAAAATGTTTCCATACAGATGGAAGATGACTGTGAGAAACTACATATCAGCATCTCCGACAATGGAAGAGGCTTTGATACCAGCAGTATTCAGGACGGTTCAGGATTAAAAAATATGGAACTGAGAGCCAAACTGATTCATGCTGAACTGTCTATACATTCAGAACTTAATAAAGGAACACAAACATTGATAACCTATCACAAAAATTTATTATGA
- a CDS encoding RimK family alpha-L-glutamate ligase — protein MKITVVGYKKEERFSQGVANDEDTELINFLIHKGLDIVPSIWNDSKVDWSIFDVAVIKSPWDYHNHLKEFLNWLDHLKQSGVKVLNPVEIIQWNSDKHYLKDISLKGLPVIPAEYLEKGSVLERGFFDHFNTEKLVVKPCVSAGAQNTITVNRDHFNERSAEIETLLKEQDYMVQPFVDEIKNGEWSFLFFNGKYSHCSLKTPKQGDFRVQHYHGGSISYPTPDPLHIEQAGSYLKSLPQVTLYARVDGVLINNSFHLMELELIEPYLFLNGNPDLLENYYEALIALIS, from the coding sequence ATGAAAATCACAGTAGTAGGCTATAAAAAAGAAGAAAGATTCTCACAGGGAGTGGCCAATGATGAGGATACAGAACTGATTAATTTTTTAATACATAAAGGCTTAGATATTGTTCCCTCCATCTGGAATGACTCAAAGGTAGATTGGAGCATCTTTGATGTGGCAGTAATCAAATCTCCCTGGGATTACCACAACCATTTGAAAGAATTTCTGAACTGGCTGGATCATCTGAAACAATCAGGGGTAAAAGTGCTGAATCCTGTCGAAATCATCCAATGGAATAGTGATAAACATTATCTTAAAGATATTTCCCTAAAAGGACTTCCCGTAATTCCCGCAGAATATCTTGAAAAAGGATCTGTATTGGAAAGAGGATTCTTTGATCATTTCAATACGGAAAAACTCGTTGTAAAACCCTGTGTAAGTGCCGGAGCTCAAAATACCATCACCGTCAACAGAGACCATTTCAATGAACGTTCTGCAGAAATTGAAACCCTTCTGAAAGAACAGGATTATATGGTACAACCCTTTGTTGATGAGATTAAGAACGGAGAATGGTCATTCCTGTTTTTTAATGGAAAGTATAGTCACTGTTCATTAAAAACACCCAAGCAGGGTGATTTCAGAGTGCAGCATTATCACGGAGGAAGCATCAGTTATCCTACACCGGATCCATTGCATATAGAACAGGCTGGATCGTACTTGAAAAGCCTGCCACAAGTAACACTTTATGCGAGAGTAGATGGCGTTTTAATCAATAATTCATTTCATTTAATGGAATTGGAGCTCATAGAACCCTATTTATTTTTGAATGGGAATCCTGATTTACTGGAAAACTATTATGAGGCATTAATAGCTCTGATTTCTTAA